One Longimicrobiales bacterium genomic window carries:
- a CDS encoding DGQHR domain-containing protein, giving the protein MLATQIRQKEGVFYFVAFPAEEILERVRFISRFYGDGEQIAPDEVPQGDDVARFVAKIERSDKAFQRQVSKAKVKSIQNFYETAGSQPPIPGTVLLFTPEQLRFSPMGNLDSVGDLQMPRDKFLIIDGQHRLAALEFYLRDHPDDARTISVPTVIFDGRADDFATEMFVIINSTPTRINRSHLVDLYERVSWATRDRKLAARIADMLYSEGDSPLRYRINRLGGRSKQEKWILQSELFNELHRWIKADFPDPDDAPTPSAGATKYYAYVRDFLKAAQRVWGEAWGDPRYMVTRPVTLKAMLRVAADLADEDIPAQDRVREFERRLEPWAERVRDFRQEGFYERFAARGQVERVSRIHRELKRMVRN; this is encoded by the coding sequence GTGCTAGCGACCCAGATCCGACAGAAGGAAGGCGTTTTCTACTTCGTCGCCTTTCCCGCCGAGGAGATCCTCGAACGCGTCCGCTTCATCAGCCGCTTCTACGGCGACGGCGAGCAGATCGCGCCGGACGAGGTACCGCAGGGCGACGACGTCGCACGCTTCGTGGCGAAAATCGAGCGCAGCGACAAGGCGTTCCAGCGCCAGGTCTCCAAGGCCAAGGTGAAGTCGATCCAGAACTTCTACGAGACCGCGGGCTCGCAGCCGCCGATCCCGGGCACCGTGCTGCTGTTCACGCCCGAGCAGCTCCGCTTCTCGCCGATGGGCAACCTGGACAGCGTGGGCGACCTGCAGATGCCGCGCGACAAGTTCCTGATCATCGACGGCCAGCACCGCCTGGCCGCGCTCGAGTTCTACCTGCGCGATCATCCCGACGACGCCCGCACGATCAGCGTGCCGACCGTGATCTTCGACGGCCGCGCGGATGATTTCGCGACCGAGATGTTCGTGATCATCAATTCGACGCCCACGCGCATCAACCGCAGCCACCTGGTCGACCTGTACGAGCGGGTGTCCTGGGCGACGCGCGACCGCAAGCTCGCGGCGCGCATCGCCGACATGCTCTACAGCGAGGGTGACAGCCCACTGCGCTACCGCATCAACCGCCTGGGCGGCCGCAGCAAGCAGGAGAAGTGGATCCTGCAGTCGGAGCTGTTCAACGAGCTGCACCGCTGGATCAAGGCGGACTTTCCCGACCCCGATGATGCACCCACCCCGTCAGCGGGCGCCACGAAGTACTACGCGTACGTGCGCGACTTCCTCAAGGCCGCGCAGCGCGTGTGGGGCGAGGCCTGGGGCGATCCGCGGTACATGGTCACGCGGCCGGTCACCCTCAAGGCCATGCTGCGCGTCGCCGCCGACCTCGCGGACGAGGACATCCCGGCGCAGGATCGCGTCCGCGAATTCGAGCGCAGGCTCGAGCCATGGGCGGAGCGGGTGCGTGATTTCCGGCAGGAGGGCTTCTACGAGCGATTCGCGGCGCGGGGACAGGTGGAGCGGGTCAGCCGCATTCATCGCGAGCT
- a CDS encoding tetratricopeptide repeat protein: MASGWNANDDALLARARALNQARDYPALAELLESAEVDVHSADPELPLLLADVWRRLGRADASFALAGSLRGRLRHDGHDRLLRHQQNLVGMLLFERGEIDGAERTWLALLDDAHRADDSEWVARATQNLGVVYTLTDRAQEAMTCHTRAIAAYQRLGHRRGLAQAHQNLAIAYRDAGFVAQSEQHFREAAIHARTDGSQDELARVEQERALLILLSGDVAHARSTARNALGTFNRLGDPNGAAEAWRVLGLADLAEADYDGARAALTQALEPGGNLLLRAEVHAALAELERQLGRHSEAEASAAEAAHAFAELGASGWGEREHRRIRQIIETAG, from the coding sequence ATGGCAAGCGGCTGGAACGCGAACGACGACGCACTGCTGGCGCGGGCGCGAGCGCTCAACCAGGCCCGGGATTATCCCGCGCTGGCGGAGCTGCTCGAATCCGCGGAAGTGGACGTGCACTCCGCGGACCCGGAGCTGCCGCTGCTGCTGGCTGACGTGTGGCGCCGGCTCGGTCGCGCCGATGCGTCGTTCGCGCTCGCCGGATCGCTCAGGGGGCGCCTGCGCCACGATGGTCACGACCGCCTGCTGCGTCACCAGCAGAACCTGGTGGGCATGCTGCTCTTCGAGCGCGGCGAGATCGATGGTGCCGAGCGCACGTGGCTCGCGCTGCTCGACGATGCCCACCGTGCCGATGACTCCGAATGGGTCGCGCGTGCGACCCAGAACCTCGGCGTCGTGTACACGCTGACCGATCGCGCACAGGAAGCGATGACGTGCCACACGCGCGCGATCGCCGCATACCAGCGGCTTGGCCACCGCCGCGGCCTCGCACAGGCCCACCAGAACCTCGCGATCGCTTACCGCGACGCGGGCTTCGTCGCACAATCCGAGCAGCACTTCCGGGAAGCGGCGATCCACGCTCGTACGGACGGCAGCCAGGACGAGCTGGCGCGCGTCGAGCAGGAGCGGGCGCTCCTCATCCTGCTGTCCGGCGACGTCGCCCACGCCCGCTCTACGGCCCGCAACGCCCTGGGCACCTTCAACCGGCTCGGCGACCCGAACGGCGCCGCCGAGGCCTGGCGGGTGCTGGGGCTGGCAGACCTCGCCGAGGCAGACTATGACGGCGCCCGTGCCGCCCTGACACAGGCACTGGAGCCGGGCGGCAACCTGCTGCTGCGCGCGGAGGTGCACGCCGCCCTCGCCGAGCTCGAGCGGCAGCTCGGCCGGCACAGCGAGGCCGAGGCGAGCGCCGCCGAAGCCGCCCATGCGTTCGCAGAGCTGGGCGCGAGCGGCTGGGGGGAACGCGAGCACCGCCGGATCCGGCAGATCATCGAGACCGCTGGCTGA